Proteins encoded within one genomic window of Pygocentrus nattereri isolate fPygNat1 chromosome 11, fPygNat1.pri, whole genome shotgun sequence:
- the LOC108428826 gene encoding troponin I, fast skeletal muscle-like: MSEKKMTSSRKHHLKSLMLGIAKSLLEKEAAQYEVDKAAHMAQNCPELSLPGSMQELQELCKKLHQTIDKADEERYDTEAKVFKADKEIQDLKIKVQDLKGKFKKPTLRKVRMSADQMLQALLGSKHKVSLDLRANLKQVKKEVKEEVTDVGDWRKNIEDRTDRKKMFETEG; this comes from the exons ATGTCTGA AAAAAAGATGACCTCGAGCCGGAAGCATCATCTTAAG AGTTTGATGCTGGGCATAGCTAAGAGTTTGCTTGAGAAGGAGGCTGCTCAGTATGAAGTTGACAAGGCTGCCCACATGGCACAGAACTGCCCTGAACTGTCCCTGCCTGGCTCAATGCAGGAACTGCAG GAATTGTGCAAGAAACTGCATCAAACCATCGACAAGGCTGATGAGGAGAGATACGACACGGAGGCCAAAGTATTTAAGGCAGACAAAGAG attcagGATCTGAAGATTAAAGTTCAGGACCTGAAGGGCAAGTTTAAGAAGCCTACTCTGAGGAAAGTGCGCATGTCTGCTGATCAAATGCTTCAGGCTCTGCTGGGCTCCAAGCACAAGGTGTCTCTGGATCTGAGAGCCAACCTGAAACAAGTGAAGAAGGAGGTCAAAGAGGAG GTTACTGATGTTGGTGACTGGCGTAAGAACATTGAGgacagaacagacagaaagaagatgTTTGAGACTGAAGGTTGA
- the LOC108428827 gene encoding troponin I, fast skeletal muscle-like, which produces MSEKKMTSSRRYNLKSLLLSIAAGLLEAEAKQLVVDKETYMNEHAPSLDLPGSTQELQEFLKKLHQSIDKVDEERYDLEAKVLKTNKEIDDLKIKVQDLKGKFKKPVLRKVRMSADQMLQALLGSKHKVSLDLRANLKQVKKEVKEETADVGDWRKNIEDRTDRKKMFETEA; this is translated from the exons ATGTCGGA GAAAAAGATGACATCCTCCCGCCGGTACAACTTGAAG AGCTTGCTGCTCTCCATTGCTGCCGGATTGCTGGAGGCTGAAGCCAAGCAGCTTGTGGTTGATAAGGAGACTTACATGAATGAGCACGCCCCATCCCTGGATCTTCCTGGATCCACACAGGAACTTCAG GAGTTCCTCAAAAAGCTCCATCAGTCCATCGACAAGGTTGATGAGGAAAGGTATGACTTGGAGGCCAAGGTTCTTAAAACAAACAAGGAG ATCGATGACCTGAAGATTAAAGTTCAGGACCTGAAGGGCAAGTTCAAGAAGCCTGTGTTGAGGAAAGTGCGTATGTCTGCTGATCAGATGCTTCAGGCTCTGCTGGGCTCCAAGCACAAGGTGTCTCTGGATCTGAGAGCCAACCTGAAACAAGTGAAGAAGGAGGTCAAAGAGGAG ACTGCAGATGTTGGTGACTGGCGTAAGAACATTGAGgacagaacagacagaaagaagatgTTTGAGACTGAGGCTTAA
- the LOC108428757 gene encoding troponin I, fast skeletal muscle-like: MSEKKMSSSRKHHLKSLMLSIAKGLLEVEAKEKESERTRYMADICPPLSLPGGVQALQELCRELHHKIDVTDEERYDLASKVDKSSKEIEDLKIKVQDLKGKFKKPALRKVRLSADQMLQALLGSKHKVSLDLRANLKQVKKEVKEEDKELRDVGDWRKNIEDKAGMDGRKKMFESEA; the protein is encoded by the exons GAAAAAGATGTCATCGAGTCGCAAGCATCATCTGAAG aGCTTGATGCTCTCCATTGCTAAAGGTTTACTGGAGGTGGAAGCAAAGGAGAAAGAGTCGGAAAGAACACGATACATGGCAGACATATGCCCTCCTTTATCCTTGCCAGGAGGTGTGCAAGCTTTACAG GAACTATGCAGAGAGCTTCATCATAAGATTGATGTGACTGACGAGGAGAGATATGATTTGGCGAGTAAAGTCGACAAAAGCTCAAAGGAG ATTGAAGACCTGAAAATTAAAGTTCAGGACCTGAAGGGCAAGTTTAAGAAGCCAGCTTTGAGGAAAGTACGTCTCTCTGCTGATCAAATGCTTCAGGCTCTGCTGGGCTCCAAGCACAAGGTGTCTCTGGATCTGAGAGCCAACCTGAAACAAGTGAAGAAGGAAGTCAAGGAGGAG GATAAGGAGCTGCGTGATGTTGGCGACTGGCGCAAGAACATCGAAGACAAGGCTGGTATGGATGGCAGGAAGAAGATGTTTGAGTCTGAGGCTTAA
- the tnni2a.2 gene encoding troponin I type 2a (skeletal, fast), tandem duplicate 2, producing MTESKRMSMSRKHNLKSLMLQVAKDLLEAEEIEKVQERKRYMEEQCPPLSLPSSKDELQALCRELHEKICVIDEERYNLEHKANMVVDEVKDLNIKIVDLKGKFKKPPLKKVRMSADAMLQALLGSKHKVNLDLRANLKQVKKEVKEEDKELRDVGDWRKSIEDKAGMGGRKKMFESEA from the exons ATGACTGA aAGCAAAAGGATGTCCATGAGTCGAAAACACAACCTGAAG AGCTTAATGCTCCAGGTAGCAAAAGATTTGCTAGAGGCTGAGGAGATAGAGAAAGTGCAGGAGAGGAAGAGATACATGGAAGAGCAATGCCCTCCGCTTTCTTTGCCCAGCAGCAAGGACGAATTACAG GCACTCTGCAGAGAACTTCATGAAAAGATTTGTGTTATTGATGAGGAGAGGTACAATCTTGAACACAAGGCCAACATGGTTGTTGATGAG GTTAAGGACTTGAATATAAAGATTGTGGATCTCAAGGGTAAGTTCAAGAAACCTCCTCTGAAGAAAGTGCGCATGTCAGCTGATGCTATGCTTCAGGCTCTGCTGGGCTCCAAGCACAAGGTGAACCTGGACCTGAGAGCCAACCTGAAACAAGTGAAGAAAGAAGTCAAAGAGGag GATAAGGAACTGCGCGATGTTGGTGACTGGCGTAAGAGCATTGAGGACAAAGCTGGCATGGGTGGACGGAAAAAGATGTTTGAGTCAGAGGCTTAA